A genomic region of Actinomycetota bacterium contains the following coding sequences:
- the purH gene encoding bifunctional phosphoribosylaminoimidazolecarboxamide formyltransferase/IMP cyclohydrolase: MSQVQVRRALVSVTDKTGVVEFCRALSEEFGIEIVSTGGTAAVLSQAGIDVRPIDDLTDFPEMMDGRVKTLHPRVHGGLLARRDIPEHMASAAEHGIGMIDMVVVNLYAFEATVAREGVSEEDAIENIDIGGPSMLRSAAKNFASVAVVTDPASYDDLLAEMRSNSGATSLATRRKLAEEVFRLTSAYDSAIWMHLSGYGETRFPQEARFRLEKVQDLRYGENPHQSAAFYRFMDSQPNTLARATQLQGKELSYNNILDTDAAWCAVREFAEPACVIVKHTNPCGVAIADDVVAAYRRAHDVDPVSAFGGVVALNRDVEAELIEAIFANGQFVEVIIAPSFEEAALELLGSKPNIRVLATGGMRAPKAHYESRAVEGGMLVQTSDLVAEDPSAFTVPTRRKPTAEEMEQMLFAWKTAKSVKSNAIVIAADFTSVGVGAGQMNRVNSARIAVEQAGEKARGAVAASDAFVPFSDTIEVCAAAGVVALIQPGGSVRDAEVIEKADELGIAMVFTGHRHFRH, translated from the coding sequence ATGAGTCAGGTTCAGGTCAGGCGAGCGCTGGTCTCTGTCACCGACAAGACCGGCGTCGTGGAGTTTTGTCGCGCTCTGTCCGAGGAGTTCGGGATCGAGATCGTCTCGACCGGCGGCACGGCCGCGGTTCTCTCGCAGGCAGGTATCGACGTCAGGCCGATCGATGATCTGACTGACTTTCCCGAGATGATGGACGGCCGTGTCAAGACCCTTCACCCGAGGGTGCACGGCGGACTGCTCGCTCGCCGGGACATACCCGAGCACATGGCCTCTGCTGCCGAGCACGGCATCGGGATGATCGACATGGTGGTTGTCAATCTCTACGCCTTCGAGGCTACGGTCGCACGGGAGGGCGTCTCGGAAGAAGACGCCATCGAGAACATCGACATCGGCGGCCCGAGCATGCTGCGCTCGGCGGCGAAGAACTTCGCCAGCGTCGCGGTCGTGACCGACCCGGCTAGCTACGACGATCTTCTTGCCGAGATGCGCTCGAACTCAGGCGCGACGAGCCTTGCCACCAGGCGCAAACTCGCCGAGGAGGTGTTTCGCCTCACCAGCGCGTATGACAGCGCGATATGGATGCACCTTTCCGGTTATGGCGAAACGCGTTTCCCGCAAGAGGCCCGTTTCCGGCTGGAGAAGGTCCAGGATCTTCGGTATGGGGAAAACCCCCATCAAAGTGCGGCATTCTATCGTTTCATGGACAGCCAGCCCAATACGCTTGCTCGCGCGACACAGCTTCAGGGCAAGGAGCTGTCGTACAACAACATCCTCGATACGGATGCCGCCTGGTGCGCGGTGCGCGAATTCGCCGAGCCGGCCTGCGTGATCGTCAAACACACGAATCCGTGCGGCGTGGCGATCGCCGATGATGTCGTAGCCGCTTACAGGCGTGCACACGACGTCGATCCCGTCAGCGCATTCGGCGGTGTCGTGGCGCTCAACCGCGACGTGGAAGCGGAGCTTATCGAGGCGATATTCGCCAACGGCCAGTTCGTCGAGGTGATCATCGCGCCAAGTTTTGAGGAGGCCGCGCTCGAATTGCTCGGCTCCAAGCCCAACATCCGGGTCCTTGCGACCGGGGGGATGCGCGCTCCGAAGGCGCACTACGAATCGCGCGCCGTCGAAGGCGGCATGCTCGTGCAGACAAGCGATCTGGTCGCCGAAGATCCCTCGGCGTTCACGGTACCCACCAGACGCAAGCCCACCGCCGAGGAGATGGAGCAGATGCTCTTTGCTTGGAAGACCGCGAAAAGCGTCAAGTCTAACGCCATTGTCATCGCGGCGGACTTCACGAGCGTGGGTGTTGGCGCGGGCCAGATGAATCGCGTGAACTCGGCGCGTATCGCTGTCGAGCAAGCGGGGGAAAAGGCACGCGGGGCGGTCGCGGCGAGCGATGCCTTCGTTCCCTTCTCGGACACGATCGAGGTTTGCGCGGCGGCTGGCGTCGTGGCTCTCATTCAACCAGGAGGTTCCGTGCGTGACGCGGAGGTCATCGAGAAAGCCGATGAGCTGGGCATCGCGATGGTATTCACGGGACACCGCCACTTCAGGCATTAG
- a CDS encoding aminotransferase class IV yields the protein MAATLSEALRETIRVQEGRIPLLARHLARLKAGGCDDVVLADARTKALRAAEAWANEYGRMSLHVAVDGSVWVEVTTSPSTIDVPGGPRIALVTSEEPHLPPGGAKPEDRSFWDRALEQARRAGADVAVLVSPTGHVIDTSQATLWLCRGDRLLTPPSPPALAGVSRAVVFDFAASLGLRAEEKVLFAEDLDTADELLLTTAVAGAVAVRDRRGPVTEALTKMFAQVFAGGADA from the coding sequence ATGGCCGCGACCCTCTCAGAGGCGCTGCGAGAGACCATCCGCGTTCAGGAGGGACGTATCCCGCTACTCGCGCGCCATCTGGCGAGGCTAAAAGCGGGTGGTTGCGATGACGTGGTGCTCGCGGATGCCCGAACCAAGGCCCTTAGAGCCGCCGAGGCATGGGCCAATGAGTATGGCCGAATGTCGCTCCATGTCGCTGTCGACGGTAGCGTATGGGTCGAGGTTACCACCAGCCCTTCGACCATCGATGTTCCAGGCGGGCCGAGAATCGCGCTGGTCACCTCCGAGGAGCCGCATCTGCCGCCAGGCGGGGCCAAGCCGGAGGATCGCTCGTTTTGGGATCGCGCGCTCGAGCAGGCTCGCCGAGCGGGCGCCGATGTAGCCGTCCTGGTATCACCGACCGGCCATGTGATCGACACCTCCCAGGCCACGCTGTGGCTTTGCCGAGGTGACAGGCTGCTGACTCCGCCGAGCCCCCCTGCGCTTGCAGGGGTCTCGCGAGCGGTCGTATTTGACTTCGCTGCCTCCCTGGGTCTGCGCGCCGAGGAAAAGGTGCTCTTCGCCGAGGACCTGGACACAGCGGATGAACTCTTACTGACCACCGCGGTAGCTGGCGCCGTGGCCGTAAGGGACAGAAGGGGTCCGGTCACCGAAGCTTTGACCAAGATGTTCGCGCAAGTTTTTGCGGGTGGAGCGGATGCGTGA